One region of Anaeromyxobacter paludicola genomic DNA includes:
- a CDS encoding helix-turn-helix transcriptional regulator, giving the protein MSEHLLTTDEIAAVLRVHPKHVYRLLKKGLPARRVGSEWRFSRDEVLAWSGGKATPAMTEPAPEAASDADAPPSLLAANGDIAVQVLLRMATALGPPLLGLVQADKGQAAELLRRRAVLAAGAHAGGFPSHIGDDRVARLHLVEREIGFVRPRTAAPFSAKELAKKRLATRPTTAGVRAYLDEALRRAGLDPERMQQRALVLDSHLEVVLAVAAGRAEVGLASRAWGERAGLAFSPLATEAYGLILRARDLGDPRIVRLCEVAQGKAFRAEAGAVPGYDTAGAGDIRYDA; this is encoded by the coding sequence ATGTCCGAGCACCTGCTCACCACCGACGAGATCGCCGCGGTCCTCCGCGTGCACCCCAAGCACGTGTACCGGCTGCTCAAGAAGGGACTGCCGGCGCGGCGCGTCGGCTCGGAGTGGCGGTTCTCGCGCGACGAGGTGCTCGCCTGGTCGGGCGGCAAGGCGACCCCGGCGATGACGGAGCCGGCGCCCGAGGCGGCGAGCGACGCCGACGCGCCGCCCTCGCTGCTGGCGGCCAACGGGGACATCGCGGTCCAGGTGCTGCTCCGGATGGCGACCGCGCTCGGCCCGCCGCTCCTGGGGCTCGTCCAGGCCGACAAGGGACAGGCGGCCGAGCTGCTTCGCCGGCGGGCGGTGCTCGCCGCCGGGGCGCACGCCGGCGGGTTCCCGAGCCACATCGGCGACGACCGGGTGGCGCGGCTCCACCTCGTGGAGCGCGAGATCGGCTTCGTCCGCCCGAGGACGGCAGCGCCCTTCTCCGCGAAGGAGCTGGCGAAGAAGCGGCTCGCGACCCGCCCCACGACCGCCGGCGTCCGCGCCTACCTCGACGAGGCGCTCCGGCGCGCGGGGCTCGACCCGGAGAGGATGCAGCAGCGGGCGCTGGTCCTCGACTCGCACCTGGAGGTGGTGCTGGCGGTGGCGGCCGGCCGGGCCGAGGTGGGGCTCGCCTCGCGCGCCTGGGGCGAGCGCGCCGGGCTCGCCTTCTCACCGCTCGCGACCGAGGCCTACGGACTCATCCTGCGGGCGCGCGACCTGGGCGATCCCCGGATCGTGCGGCTCTGCGAGGTGGCGCAGGGCAAGGCCTTCCGGGCCGAGGCGGGGGCCGTGCCGGGCTACGACACCGCCGGCGCCGGCGACATCCGCTACGACGCCTGA
- a CDS encoding ParA family protein, which translates to MRRIAFINEKGGTCKTTLCVNVAAWLAGAGRRVLLADLDTQGHAGKSLGVDVRGLAPTVHDLLLGRARLEEVVRPTPVANLSLLPANKALAGFPMEVAHAADRADRLREALQGVPADGYDYLLVDAPPSVSLVTENVLRAADELVIPVALTYLALDGCAEIVESLERLRAERGQAPRISLVVPALYRKTQLADEILAKLRERFPAEVSRAVLGWSVKVDEAQSHGMTIFEYAPASSGAGQLASIAAELEARGAGAPGAPQAS; encoded by the coding sequence ATGCGCCGCATCGCCTTCATCAACGAGAAGGGCGGCACCTGCAAGACGACGCTCTGCGTGAACGTGGCGGCGTGGCTCGCCGGCGCCGGCCGGCGGGTGCTCCTCGCCGACCTCGACACGCAGGGGCACGCCGGGAAGTCGCTCGGGGTGGACGTCCGCGGGCTCGCGCCCACGGTCCACGACCTGCTCCTCGGCCGCGCGCGGCTCGAGGAGGTGGTGCGGCCCACGCCGGTCGCGAACCTCTCGCTCCTCCCGGCCAACAAGGCGCTCGCGGGCTTCCCCATGGAGGTCGCCCACGCCGCGGACCGGGCCGACCGGCTGCGCGAGGCGCTCCAGGGCGTGCCGGCGGACGGGTACGACTACCTGCTCGTGGACGCGCCCCCGTCGGTCTCGCTGGTCACCGAGAACGTGCTCCGCGCCGCCGACGAGCTGGTCATCCCGGTGGCGCTCACCTACCTCGCCCTCGACGGCTGCGCCGAGATCGTGGAGAGCCTGGAGCGGCTGCGCGCCGAGCGCGGGCAGGCGCCGCGCATCAGCCTCGTGGTGCCGGCGCTCTACCGCAAGACGCAGCTCGCCGACGAGATCCTGGCGAAGCTGCGCGAGCGCTTCCCCGCCGAGGTGTCGCGCGCCGTCCTCGGCTGGTCCGTGAAGGTGGACGAGGCCCAGAGCCACGGCATGACCATCTTCGAGTACGCCCCCGCCTCCAGCGGGGCCGGGCAGCTCGCGTCGATCGCCGCCGAGCTGGAGGCGCGCGGCGCGGGCGCGCCGGGGGCCCCTCAGGCGTCGTAG
- a CDS encoding ArsA family ATPase, which translates to MPGPSLLDRRLLIVTGKGGVGKSTISAALALLAARRGKRVLVCEVNAQERIAPLLGAPPTGSVIREARPGISTVVVNPHDSMREYGLMVLKFRTIYEAVFENRVVRYFLKVIPSLAELVMLGKILHEVRARDAGRPRWDLVILDAPATGHAVQLLRVPAALLDTVPAGPLRADAQWMQGLLVDPRATALSIVTLPEEMPVNEAIELDTQVRGVLGIARGALFVNAMPERRFEPAERELLLGLQGEPAPLGPAAWAAVLQSRRAEQAERYLGRARAALDLPTHVVPLLPAEEWGPAAVEDVAALLGEEI; encoded by the coding sequence GTGCCCGGCCCTTCGCTGCTCGACAGGCGGCTCCTCATCGTCACCGGCAAGGGCGGAGTCGGAAAGTCCACCATCTCCGCGGCCCTCGCCCTCCTCGCCGCCCGGCGGGGAAAGCGGGTGCTCGTCTGCGAGGTGAACGCCCAGGAGCGGATCGCCCCGCTCCTCGGAGCGCCCCCGACGGGGAGCGTGATCCGCGAGGCGCGCCCCGGGATCTCGACCGTGGTCGTGAACCCGCACGACAGCATGCGCGAGTACGGGCTCATGGTCCTCAAGTTCCGCACCATCTACGAGGCGGTGTTCGAGAACCGGGTCGTCCGCTACTTCCTCAAGGTGATCCCGTCGCTCGCCGAGCTGGTGATGCTCGGCAAGATCCTGCACGAGGTCCGGGCGCGCGACGCCGGGCGGCCGCGCTGGGACCTCGTGATCCTCGACGCCCCCGCCACCGGCCACGCGGTGCAGCTCCTGCGCGTCCCGGCCGCCCTCCTCGACACGGTGCCGGCCGGGCCGCTCCGCGCCGACGCGCAGTGGATGCAGGGGCTCCTCGTGGACCCTCGGGCCACCGCGCTCTCCATCGTCACCCTGCCCGAGGAGATGCCGGTGAACGAGGCCATCGAGCTCGACACCCAGGTGCGGGGCGTGCTCGGGATCGCCCGCGGCGCCCTCTTCGTGAACGCCATGCCCGAGCGCCGCTTCGAGCCGGCCGAGCGCGAGCTCCTCCTCGGCCTGCAGGGCGAGCCGGCGCCGCTCGGCCCCGCCGCCTGGGCCGCCGTGCTCCAGTCGCGCCGCGCCGAGCAGGCGGAGCGCTACCTCGGGCGCGCCCGCGCCGCCCTCGACCTCCCCACCCACGTGGTGCCGCTGCTCCCCGCCGAGGAGTGGGGGCCGGCCGCCGTGGAGGACGTCGCGGCCCTGCTCGGGGAGGAGATCTAG
- a CDS encoding ArsA family ATPase, producing the protein MGAVLSGLAGRRIAVCVGSGGVGKTTVAAAIGLSRALAGEKVLVCTIDPARRLANALGLAALGNVEARVPTHKLAEAGLEAKGELHAMMLDVKRTWDDLVARHAPDRQRLERILRNRIYQQLSGALAGSQEYMAMEKLYELSTERDYDLIVLDTPPTAHALDFLEAPDRIVDFLGNETARRLLSPALHAGKVGLKLFQLGGSYVAKTLGRFTGAEVLQDLAEFMSTFQGMYEGFKERAASVRQLLSEPQVGFVLVAAPNPLSVDEALFFHERLHAEAMPVAGLVMNRVTPDLWPAGTPLPSAGELGAALGGRGTAGLPERLARTLAEHQRAARADAAEAARLFGAAALPHAAVPRLESDVHDLTGLARLAACL; encoded by the coding sequence GTGGGCGCGGTGCTCTCGGGGCTCGCCGGGCGGCGCATCGCCGTCTGCGTCGGCTCGGGCGGCGTGGGCAAGACCACCGTCGCGGCCGCCATCGGCCTCTCCCGCGCGCTCGCCGGCGAGAAGGTGCTGGTCTGCACCATCGACCCGGCGCGGCGGCTCGCCAACGCCCTCGGCCTCGCGGCGCTCGGCAACGTGGAGGCGCGGGTCCCGACCCACAAGCTCGCGGAGGCGGGCCTCGAGGCGAAGGGCGAGCTCCACGCCATGATGCTCGACGTGAAGCGCACCTGGGACGACCTCGTGGCGCGCCACGCGCCCGACCGGCAGCGGCTCGAGCGGATCCTGCGCAACCGCATCTACCAGCAGCTCTCGGGCGCGCTCGCCGGCTCCCAGGAGTACATGGCGATGGAGAAGCTCTACGAGCTCTCCACCGAGCGCGACTACGACCTCATCGTCCTCGACACGCCGCCGACCGCCCACGCCCTCGACTTCCTCGAGGCGCCGGACCGGATCGTGGACTTCCTCGGCAACGAGACGGCGCGGCGGCTCCTCTCCCCGGCGCTGCACGCCGGCAAGGTGGGCCTGAAGCTGTTCCAGCTCGGCGGGTCCTACGTCGCGAAGACGCTCGGCCGCTTCACCGGCGCCGAGGTGCTGCAGGACCTCGCCGAGTTCATGTCCACCTTCCAGGGCATGTACGAGGGGTTCAAGGAGCGGGCCGCCTCGGTGCGGCAGCTGCTCTCGGAGCCGCAGGTCGGGTTCGTGCTGGTCGCCGCGCCCAACCCGCTCTCGGTGGACGAGGCGCTCTTCTTCCACGAGCGGCTCCACGCCGAGGCGATGCCGGTGGCGGGTCTGGTCATGAACCGCGTCACCCCGGACCTCTGGCCGGCGGGGACGCCCCTCCCCTCCGCCGGCGAGCTGGGAGCGGCCCTGGGCGGGCGCGGGACCGCCGGGCTCCCCGAGCGGCTCGCCCGCACCCTCGCCGAGCACCAGCGGGCCGCCCGCGCCGACGCCGCCGAGGCGGCCCGCCTGTTCGGCGCCGCCGCCCTCCCCCACGCGGCGGTGCCGCGGCTCGAGAGCGACGTGCACGACCTCACCGGGCTGGCGCGGCTCGCGGCCTGCCTGTAG
- a CDS encoding secondary thiamine-phosphate synthase enzyme YjbQ: MPIVRLDIPTHRRRELVDVTLRVAQAVRAAGLAEGAVLVFSPHTTAGVTLQENADPDVQHDLQLALDNAVPETAARGEYRHAEGNSDAHVKTALVGSSQLVPVENGKLVLGTWQAVYLCEFDGPRPRKLFLQFLRAAE, encoded by the coding sequence ATGCCCATCGTCCGCCTCGACATCCCGACCCACCGCCGGCGCGAGCTCGTGGACGTGACCCTGCGCGTCGCCCAGGCGGTGCGCGCCGCGGGGCTCGCCGAGGGCGCGGTGCTGGTCTTCTCGCCCCACACCACCGCCGGGGTGACGCTGCAGGAGAACGCCGACCCCGACGTGCAGCACGACCTGCAGCTCGCGCTCGACAACGCCGTGCCCGAGACCGCCGCCCGCGGCGAGTACCGCCACGCCGAGGGCAACTCCGACGCGCACGTGAAGACGGCGCTCGTGGGGAGCTCGCAGCTCGTGCCGGTGGAGAACGGCAAGCTGGTGCTCGGCACCTGGCAGGCCGTCTACCTCTGCGAGTTCGACGGGCCCCGGCCGCGGAAGCTCTTCCTGCAGTTCCTGAGGGCGGCCGAGTGA
- a CDS encoding tetratricopeptide repeat protein: protein MRAGGLLALLAVACVALACASAPPPRPSPAGAGEGGELPRPGATAASPGQPVGGPGESPRELRIDEPFVVEAGRDDLALAGKNDEELFAIGTAAYAAGDHRRAAAAFARLADLYPASRHAPTALFDAGLAYERVSEWRLARERFRVLAAGFTGPDAVEAAFHEAECLYHLRELGEARAVLDRLAHRADLGGPERLRALVQRGVVELEAGDHEAAERSLQQATAAWQQEKDREQLDDYYPAQAQFYLGEVYRDHFRAVRLRPEAGDEARLGRDLESKAQMLLTAQGHYLRAIQVGNPQWSVAAGARIGELYDALHADLTGAPLPPGLDAEQARAYRAELARKVRVLVTKAIRIYEQTLAAARRTGVENEWVERTRQALDRMRAAVGGEG, encoded by the coding sequence GTGAGGGCGGGGGGCCTCCTCGCGCTCCTGGCGGTGGCCTGCGTGGCGCTGGCCTGCGCCAGCGCGCCCCCTCCCCGGCCCTCCCCCGCTGGCGCGGGAGAGGGCGGAGAGCTCCCGCGTCCCGGCGCCACCGCTGCGTCCCCCGGGCAGCCGGTGGGCGGCCCGGGCGAGAGCCCGCGCGAGCTTCGCATCGACGAGCCGTTCGTGGTCGAGGCCGGCCGGGACGACCTCGCGCTCGCCGGGAAGAACGACGAGGAGCTCTTCGCGATCGGCACCGCGGCCTACGCCGCCGGCGACCACCGCCGGGCCGCGGCCGCCTTCGCGCGGCTGGCCGACCTCTACCCCGCCTCCCGGCACGCGCCGACGGCCCTCTTCGACGCGGGGCTCGCCTACGAGCGCGTCTCGGAGTGGCGGCTCGCGCGCGAGCGGTTCCGCGTCCTCGCGGCCGGCTTCACCGGCCCGGACGCCGTGGAGGCGGCCTTCCACGAGGCGGAGTGCCTCTACCACCTGCGCGAGCTCGGCGAGGCGCGCGCCGTCCTCGACCGGCTCGCCCACCGCGCCGACCTCGGGGGGCCGGAGCGGCTGCGCGCCCTCGTGCAGCGCGGCGTGGTGGAGCTCGAGGCGGGCGATCACGAGGCGGCGGAGCGGTCGCTGCAGCAGGCGACGGCGGCGTGGCAGCAGGAGAAGGACCGCGAGCAGCTCGACGACTACTACCCGGCCCAGGCGCAGTTCTACCTGGGCGAGGTGTACCGCGATCACTTCCGCGCGGTGCGGCTGCGGCCCGAGGCGGGCGACGAGGCGCGGCTCGGGCGCGACCTCGAGTCGAAGGCGCAGATGCTGCTCACGGCGCAGGGCCACTACCTGCGCGCCATCCAGGTCGGCAACCCGCAGTGGTCGGTGGCCGCCGGGGCGCGCATCGGCGAGCTCTACGACGCCCTGCACGCCGATCTCACCGGCGCGCCGCTGCCGCCGGGGCTCGACGCCGAGCAGGCGCGGGCCTACCGCGCCGAGCTCGCGCGCAAGGTCCGGGTCCTGGTCACGAAGGCCATCCGGATCTACGAGCAGACGCTCGCCGCGGCGCGCCGCACCGGGGTGGAGAACGAGTGGGTGGAGCGCACGCGCCAGGCGCTCGACCGGATGCGGGCCGCGGTCGGCGGCGAGGGGTGA
- a CDS encoding AMP-dependent synthetase/ligase — MTRTARSLCQLFLDRIVATPAAEAFRVPHGEGWRALSWGEVGERVAEVSQGLLGLGLHPEERCAVFSGTRLEWLLADWGVLCAGGATTTIYPSSTPEETEFILRDAGVRFAFAENQELAERILSRRDGLPALEKVFLFEGHGSADGFVTPLAALCEAGRARRAADPGEFERAARAVRHEQLATLIYTSGTTGRPKGVELTHAAWAYEAEAVLEVAESARLDGELLQYFWLPLAHAFGKAIGGVQLVLGFPTALDGRVDRVVENLGAVRPTFMCAVPRVFEKVHNRILARAREGGRARLAVLRWAVGVGRAASRLRRAGREVGPLLRAELALADRLALRKIRAAFGGRLQFFVSGSAPLAVEIAEFFDACGITILEGWGLTEAAAIVTVNVPWKVKLGTVGAALPGTELRIAEDGEVLVRGPGLMRGYHGLPEATAEALRDGWLHTGDVGTLDADGYLTITDRKKDLIKTSGGKYVAPQELETRLKALSPFVSQVLVHGDRRKYVTALLTAEPVALRAWAERHGLAGAGVEELVRRPEVLALFQAGVDRLNATLPRYATVKRFAVLAHDFSEAEGEVTATQKLRRKVIEERHRALLDGLYGEE; from the coding sequence GTGACCCGCACCGCCCGCTCGCTCTGCCAGCTGTTCCTCGACCGGATCGTCGCCACGCCGGCCGCCGAGGCCTTCCGCGTACCTCACGGCGAGGGCTGGCGCGCCCTGTCCTGGGGCGAGGTGGGCGAGCGCGTCGCCGAGGTGAGCCAGGGGCTCCTCGGCCTCGGCCTGCACCCCGAGGAGCGCTGCGCCGTCTTCTCCGGCACCCGGCTCGAGTGGCTGCTCGCCGACTGGGGCGTGCTCTGCGCCGGCGGCGCCACCACCACCATCTACCCCTCCAGCACCCCCGAGGAGACGGAGTTCATCCTCCGCGACGCCGGCGTGCGGTTCGCCTTCGCCGAGAACCAGGAGCTGGCCGAGCGGATCCTCTCCCGCCGCGACGGGCTGCCCGCGCTGGAGAAGGTCTTCCTCTTCGAGGGGCACGGGAGCGCCGACGGCTTCGTCACCCCGCTGGCGGCGCTCTGCGAGGCCGGGCGGGCCCGCCGCGCCGCGGATCCGGGCGAGTTCGAGCGCGCGGCCCGCGCCGTCCGGCACGAGCAGCTCGCGACGCTCATCTACACGAGCGGCACCACCGGCCGCCCCAAGGGCGTCGAGCTCACGCACGCCGCCTGGGCCTACGAGGCGGAGGCGGTGCTCGAGGTGGCGGAGTCGGCCCGGCTCGACGGCGAGCTCCTGCAGTACTTCTGGCTCCCGCTCGCGCACGCCTTCGGCAAGGCCATCGGCGGCGTGCAGCTCGTGCTCGGCTTTCCCACCGCGCTCGACGGGCGGGTGGACCGGGTGGTGGAGAACCTGGGCGCGGTCCGGCCCACCTTCATGTGCGCCGTGCCGCGCGTCTTCGAGAAGGTGCACAACCGGATCCTGGCCCGGGCGCGCGAGGGCGGCCGGGCGCGGCTCGCCGTGCTCCGGTGGGCGGTGGGGGTGGGCCGCGCCGCCTCGCGGCTCCGCCGCGCCGGGCGCGAGGTGGGCCCCTTGCTGCGGGCCGAGCTCGCCCTGGCCGACCGGCTCGCGCTCCGGAAGATCCGCGCCGCCTTCGGCGGGCGGCTCCAGTTCTTCGTCTCCGGCTCGGCCCCGCTGGCGGTCGAGATCGCCGAGTTCTTCGACGCCTGCGGGATCACCATCCTCGAGGGCTGGGGGCTGACCGAGGCCGCGGCCATCGTGACCGTCAACGTCCCGTGGAAGGTGAAGCTCGGCACGGTGGGCGCGGCGCTGCCCGGGACCGAGCTGCGCATCGCCGAGGACGGCGAGGTGCTGGTGCGCGGCCCCGGGCTGATGCGCGGCTACCACGGCCTCCCCGAGGCGACCGCCGAGGCGCTGCGGGACGGCTGGCTGCACACCGGCGACGTGGGGACCCTCGACGCGGACGGCTACCTCACCATCACCGACCGCAAGAAGGACCTCATCAAGACCTCGGGCGGCAAGTACGTGGCCCCGCAGGAGCTCGAGACGCGGCTCAAGGCGCTCTCGCCCTTCGTGAGCCAGGTGCTGGTCCACGGCGATCGGCGCAAGTACGTGACCGCGCTCCTCACCGCCGAGCCGGTCGCGCTGCGCGCCTGGGCGGAGCGGCACGGCCTCGCGGGCGCCGGGGTCGAGGAGCTGGTCCGGCGGCCCGAGGTGCTCGCCCTCTTCCAGGCCGGCGTGGACCGGCTCAACGCCACGCTCCCGCGCTACGCCACGGTGAAGCGCTTCGCGGTGCTGGCGCACGACTTCAGCGAGGCGGAGGGCGAGGTCACCGCCACCCAGAAGCTGCGGCGCAAGGTGATCGAGGAGCGCCACCGGGCGCTGCTCGACGGGCTCTACGGGGAGGAGTAG
- a CDS encoding O-acetylhomoserine aminocarboxypropyltransferase/cysteine synthase family protein gives MALPPNRKPRFETLQVHAGQEPAPGTNSRAVPIYQTTSYTFDSAEHGANLFALKEFGNIYTRIMNPTTDVFEKRVAALEGGVAALATASGQAAQFLAIANLAAAGDNVVSGSTLYGGTYNQFKVTLPRLGIGVRFVDGDNLGDFRKAIDARTKAIYVESLGNPSFNIPDFEGLAALAHEHGLPLIVDNTFGAGGYLVQPIAHGADIVVESATKWIGGHGTSIGGVIVDSGRFDWAASGRFPVFTEPSPGYHGLVFNDVFGPKGPFGNIQFIIRARVEGLRDLGPALSPFNAFLLLQGLETLSLRVQRHVDNTLALAKWLERHPQVSWVSYPGLESHPYHQRARKYLRNGFGGVLCFGIQGGYEAGRKFIDNVKLASHLANVGDAKTLVIHPPSTTHQQLSAEEQKSAGVTPDQIRVSVGLEHIDDILEDFAEAFAAAR, from the coding sequence ATGGCCCTCCCCCCGAACCGCAAGCCCCGCTTCGAGACGCTGCAGGTCCACGCCGGCCAGGAGCCCGCGCCCGGCACGAACTCCCGGGCGGTGCCGATCTACCAGACCACCTCGTACACCTTCGACTCGGCGGAGCACGGCGCGAACCTCTTCGCGCTCAAGGAGTTCGGCAACATCTACACGCGGATCATGAACCCCACCACCGACGTCTTCGAGAAGCGGGTCGCCGCGCTCGAGGGCGGCGTGGCGGCGCTCGCGACCGCGTCGGGGCAGGCGGCGCAGTTCCTCGCCATCGCCAACCTCGCCGCCGCCGGGGACAACGTGGTCTCGGGCAGCACCCTCTACGGCGGCACCTACAACCAGTTCAAGGTGACGCTGCCCCGCCTCGGCATCGGCGTGAGGTTCGTGGACGGCGACAACCTCGGCGACTTCCGCAAGGCCATCGACGCCCGGACCAAGGCCATCTACGTCGAGAGCCTCGGCAACCCGTCCTTCAACATCCCCGACTTCGAGGGGCTGGCGGCGCTCGCGCACGAGCACGGCCTCCCGCTCATCGTGGACAACACCTTCGGCGCCGGCGGCTACCTCGTGCAGCCCATCGCGCACGGCGCGGACATCGTGGTCGAGTCGGCGACCAAGTGGATCGGCGGCCACGGCACCTCCATCGGCGGCGTGATCGTGGACTCGGGCCGGTTCGACTGGGCCGCGTCCGGCAGGTTCCCGGTCTTCACCGAGCCGTCGCCCGGCTACCACGGGCTGGTGTTCAACGACGTCTTCGGGCCCAAGGGCCCCTTCGGCAACATCCAGTTCATCATCCGCGCCCGGGTGGAGGGGCTGCGCGACCTCGGCCCGGCGCTCTCCCCCTTCAACGCCTTCCTGCTGCTGCAGGGGCTCGAGACGCTGTCCCTGCGCGTGCAGCGCCACGTGGACAACACCCTCGCGCTGGCGAAGTGGCTGGAGCGCCACCCGCAGGTCTCCTGGGTGAGCTACCCGGGCCTGGAGAGCCACCCCTACCACCAGCGCGCCCGCAAGTACCTGCGGAACGGCTTCGGCGGCGTGCTCTGCTTCGGCATCCAGGGCGGCTACGAGGCGGGCAGGAAGTTCATCGACAACGTGAAGCTCGCCTCGCACCTCGCCAACGTGGGCGACGCGAAGACCCTGGTCATCCACCCGCCCTCCACGACGCACCAGCAGCTCAGCGCCGAGGAGCAGAAGTCGGCCGGCGTCACCCCCGACCAGATCCGCGTCTCGGTGGGCCTCGAGCACATCGACGACATCCTCGAGGACTTCGCCGAGGCCTTCGCGGCCGCGAGGTAG
- the cysD gene encoding sulfate adenylyltransferase subunit CysD has protein sequence MSASTAARALSHLDWLEAEAIHVLREVAGQCQSPALLFSGGKDSVCLLRLAEKAFRPGRFPFPLLHIDTGHNYPEVIAFRDRRAAELGERLLVRSVEASIAAGRVVLAHEGESRNKHQSVTLLDAVAELELDACIGGARRDEEKARAKERVFSFRDEFGQWDPKRQRPELWSLYNARIRRGEHIRAFPISNWTELDVWQYIARERLELPSIYFAHQREVVRRGAALVPVTPLTPPRPGDRVERRSVRFRTVGDITCTAPVESTARTVEEIVAETAATTVTERGATRLDDQTSDASMEQRKKEGYF, from the coding sequence ATGTCCGCCTCCACCGCCGCCCGCGCCCTCTCCCACCTCGACTGGCTCGAGGCCGAGGCCATCCACGTGCTGCGCGAGGTGGCCGGCCAGTGCCAGAGCCCGGCGCTCCTCTTCTCCGGCGGCAAGGACTCGGTCTGCCTGCTCCGGCTGGCGGAGAAGGCGTTCCGACCGGGCCGCTTCCCCTTCCCGCTGCTCCACATCGACACCGGCCACAACTACCCGGAGGTGATCGCCTTCCGCGACCGGCGCGCCGCGGAGCTGGGCGAGCGGCTCCTGGTCCGCTCGGTGGAGGCCTCGATCGCCGCGGGCCGGGTGGTGCTCGCCCACGAGGGCGAGTCGCGCAACAAGCACCAGTCGGTGACCCTGCTCGACGCCGTCGCCGAGCTGGAGCTCGACGCCTGCATCGGGGGCGCCCGCCGCGACGAGGAGAAGGCGCGGGCCAAGGAGCGGGTCTTCTCCTTCCGCGACGAGTTCGGCCAGTGGGACCCGAAGCGCCAGCGGCCGGAGCTCTGGAGCCTGTACAACGCGCGCATCCGCCGGGGCGAGCACATCCGCGCCTTCCCCATCTCCAACTGGACCGAGCTCGACGTCTGGCAGTACATCGCCCGCGAGCGGCTGGAGCTGCCCTCGATCTACTTCGCGCACCAGCGCGAGGTGGTGCGGCGCGGCGCGGCGCTGGTCCCGGTGACCCCGCTCACGCCGCCCAGGCCGGGGGACCGGGTCGAGCGGCGCTCGGTCCGCTTCCGCACCGTCGGCGACATCACCTGCACCGCGCCGGTCGAGTCCACCGCCCGCACGGTGGAGGAGATCGTGGCCGAGACCGCCGCCACCACCGTGACCGAGCGCGGCGCCACCCGCCTCGACGACCAGACCTCCGACGCCTCCATGGAGCAGCGCAAGAAGGAAGGGTACTTCTAG
- a CDS encoding sulfate adenylyltransferase subunit 1 — protein MLAAERRPDPAPEDAGLLRFLTCGSVDDGKSTLIGRLLLDTRSILADALSAIERTSRRRGLERIDLSLLTDGLQAEREQGITIDVAYRYFSTGRRKYIIADAPGHEQYTRNMVTAASTADLAIILVDARKGLLTQTRRHATVAHLVGIPEVVVAINKMDLVGFSREVFDRLCAEYRDFAGRLGAGRTRFVPMSALDGDMVVERGERLPWYDGPTLLELLEEAPASGAAPAERLRFPVQWVCRPHTAEHHDYRGYMGRVESGRVRPGDEVVVLPSGSRTRVARVELHGQAIPEAVSGQSVTLLLADDVDVGRGDLIALAEDAPAPVRELAATVCWLGEAPLAPGRRYVIRHATREVPAVLGAIDHRLDVNTLDRHPAERLSMNDIGRITLRLARPLCPDRYADNRATGAFVVVDEATNDTVGAGMID, from the coding sequence ATGCTCGCCGCCGAACGGCGCCCCGACCCCGCCCCGGAGGACGCCGGCCTCCTGCGGTTCCTGACCTGCGGCAGCGTGGACGACGGCAAGAGCACCCTCATCGGGCGGCTCCTGCTCGACACCCGCTCCATCCTCGCCGACGCCCTCTCCGCCATCGAGCGCACCTCGCGGCGGCGCGGGCTCGAGCGGATCGATCTCTCGCTCCTCACCGACGGCCTGCAGGCCGAGCGCGAGCAGGGGATCACCATCGACGTCGCCTACCGCTACTTCTCCACCGGCCGGCGCAAGTACATCATCGCCGACGCCCCGGGCCACGAGCAGTACACCCGCAACATGGTGACGGCGGCCTCCACCGCCGACCTCGCCATCATCCTGGTGGACGCGCGCAAGGGGCTGCTCACCCAGACCCGCCGCCACGCCACGGTGGCGCACCTCGTCGGGATCCCGGAGGTGGTGGTCGCGATCAACAAGATGGACCTGGTCGGCTTCTCGCGCGAGGTGTTCGACCGGCTCTGCGCCGAGTACCGCGACTTCGCCGGGCGCCTGGGCGCGGGCCGCACCCGCTTCGTGCCCATGTCGGCGCTCGACGGCGACATGGTGGTGGAGCGGGGCGAGCGGCTCCCCTGGTACGACGGGCCGACGCTGCTCGAGCTGCTCGAGGAGGCCCCCGCCTCCGGCGCCGCCCCGGCGGAGCGCCTCCGCTTCCCCGTGCAGTGGGTCTGCCGGCCGCACACGGCCGAGCACCACGACTACCGCGGCTACATGGGGCGGGTGGAGTCCGGGCGGGTCCGCCCCGGCGACGAGGTGGTGGTCCTCCCGTCGGGCTCGCGGACCCGGGTGGCGCGCGTCGAGCTGCACGGCCAGGCCATCCCCGAGGCGGTGAGCGGGCAGTCGGTGACGCTGCTCCTCGCCGACGACGTGGACGTGGGGCGCGGCGACCTCATCGCCCTCGCCGAGGACGCGCCGGCGCCGGTGCGCGAGCTCGCCGCCACCGTCTGCTGGCTGGGGGAGGCGCCGCTCGCCCCCGGGCGCCGCTACGTGATCCGCCACGCCACCCGCGAGGTCCCGGCGGTGCTCGGGGCGATCGACCACCGGCTCGACGTCAACACCCTGGACCGGCACCCGGCCGAGCGGCTCTCCATGAACGACATCGGCCGGATCACGCTGCGGCTCGCCCGCCCGCTCTGCCCCGACCGCTACGCCGACAATCGGGCCACCGGCGCCTTCGTGGTGGTGGACGAGGCCACCAACGACACCGTCGGCGCCGGGATGATCGACTGA